The segment GTTGAAGCCGATGCTGAGTCAGCCGTATGGCAAGATGACGGCCCTCTCCACGTCGAACCGCTTGGAGACGCTTGATGTGGTGTCGAATCTGCTCGACATCTACCACGTGCTGCAAGAAGAGCAGTCAGGCGCCGTGCAGTCGACCAACATGCTGCAGTTCCCGCTCCGGTTTACACGTGCCGCTGACGTCAAAGCGCAGGTCGAATTGCTGCTGGGCATGGCGAAAGCGTCGGGACCCTCGATGCCGATGGGACGCGACCAGCAGCAGATGATGCAACAGATGCAGCAGCAAATGCAGCAGCAGATGCAACAAATGCAGCAGCAGCAACAAGGGCAGGGAGGGAAAAAGCCTCGCGGCGGCGGAGACGAAGAACTGCAACTGATCGTCAACCCGCGCAATAACAGCTTGATCGCATATGGGCCGCCGAATCGGATCGTTCTGGTGTCGCAGGCGGTGCGGATGCTCGACGTTCCCAAGGATGGCCAGTTCGCGGCGTCCGAGGGTTTTGACGATATGGAGATCTACCGGCTCGATCAGCTTGATCCGAAGGCGGTGATCAAAGTGCTGGAAGAGACCGGCGGGCTCGACCCGGCGACGGTCCTCTACGCCGACGAAAAGAACAAAGCGGTCGTGGCGATCGCCGGACCGCAGGATCAGCAACAAGTCAAAAAGCTGATCGAGAAGCTTGATGGATCGGGGCGGCAATTCAAGGTCGTTCCGCTTCGCCGTTTGAAGGCTGATTATGTCGCCGGCACGATCCGCTTCATGATGGGCAAAGAAGAGAAGAAGGAAGATAACCGCCGCAGCAGCTATTCCTATTACGGCTACGGATATGGGGGTCGTAATCAGGAAGAAGACAAAGATGACGACATGTTCCGCGTCGACGCTGACGTGATCAGCAATCGCTTGCTGTTGTGGGCGAACGATATTGAACTGCAGGAAGTAAACAAGCTGCTGGTGCAGCTCGGCGAGATTCCGCAGGAAGGGATGCCGGGAGATCTGGTCCGTCGCGTTGATGTCGGCGACGCCGAATCGGCCCGCGAGTTGATGGAGCGGGTCAAGAAACTGTGGCCCGGCGCCGGAACCAATCCGTTGCAGATCGATCTGCCGGCGAAAGAGGAGCCGGCGAAGGAAGCCGAAACCGAACCGACGACCGGCACGGAAGACAAAGCGACGAGTTTATCGCCCGGCAAGTTCCATTTTGCCCAAGAGCGAATGACGGTCGCGGCGACAGAACCGGCCGAAGAGAAAGCGGAAGTCGTCGCGGAGGAGTCGACTCCGGTGGCGGTCGCAAAGCCGCCGATTCAGATCGGGCTCGACTCGCAAGGCAAGTTGATGATCAGCTCGGCCGACGCCGACGCGTTGAATCGAATCGAGGACCTGGTTCGTGAACTCGCGCCGCCGCCGAAGGATTGGCACGTCTTTACGCTTAAGTACGCCTCGGCGTCTTGGGTGACGCTC is part of the Blastopirellula sediminis genome and harbors:
- a CDS encoding secretin N-terminal domain-containing protein, with amino-acid sequence MKVEAVQATPGGAVEVRSSRSGPGGKPPEDAKPVDGEKPAETKSEEAKPDDKKPMEEKPADTTPKPGEPIKRPDDPPEKADPKELEVRPDLKGKVEFSFRGQSWKAVLDWLAEISGTSLDWQELPGDYLNLTTQRPYTVDEVRDLLNERLIMRGYTILRQQDGLVVAKLEKLDPAMVPRVHPEDLRYRDPHEFVKVSFPLSWLMADSAVEELKPMLSQPYGKMTALSTSNRLETLDVVSNLLDIYHVLQEEQSGAVQSTNMLQFPLRFTRAADVKAQVELLLGMAKASGPSMPMGRDQQQMMQQMQQQMQQQMQQMQQQQQGQGGKKPRGGGDEELQLIVNPRNNSLIAYGPPNRIVLVSQAVRMLDVPKDGQFAASEGFDDMEIYRLDQLDPKAVIKVLEETGGLDPATVLYADEKNKAVVAIAGPQDQQQVKKLIEKLDGSGRQFKVVPLRRLKADYVAGTIRFMMGKEEKKEDNRRSSYSYYGYGYGGRNQEEDKDDDMFRVDADVISNRLLLWANDIELQEVNKLLVQLGEIPQEGMPGDLVRRVDVGDAESARELMERVKKLWPGAGTNPLQIDLPAKEEPAKEAETEPTTGTEDKATSLSPGKFHFAQERMTVAATEPAEEKAEVVAEESTPVAVAKPPIQIGLDSQGKLMISSADADALNRIEDLVRELAPPPKDWHVFTLKYASASWVTLNLEEFFEQKDEDNSDDSFRRWWWGIPEESKQADPLRLSNRRPLKFIYDIDTNTIVVQGADNDQLKTIADLIELYDKQEPVTSQTARINSLYQVRYSRASVIADAVKDVFRDLLSSNDKALQQNQPGGEQRQGSSRSGRSSFFGDDSNPAAPTRVSFQGKLSIGIDNVSNTLLISTEGESLMTLVTDMIKRVDELAKPVATTKVITLNGAGNPQKIRDALEKLLKEQKDNQQPNQRNPQNGQPQIQPGQEGAVQVAE